The following proteins are co-located in the Paludibaculum fermentans genome:
- the hrcA gene encoding heat-inducible transcriptional repressor HrcA → MLSPRTIEVLHSIVQMYIETGEPVASRSIARLRKDNLSAATIRNIMADLADLGYLDQPHTSAGRVPTPKAFKHFAQGIATSRVPGANLDRLREELVQRNSLEERAEHSSHLLTELTRNVGIVAAIPAISQCLDHLELVPLSELRVLMVVVTSDGFVRNQVAHLTEPVSPDELNSIRNYVNQEFGGWSLQDIRRELGRRLLEERATYDSLLRKLTILYSQGLLQVGMVPQIYLEGASNLVGIDLHLTKERLRDLFRALEEKKRLMELLDQFLADSSDGIQVQIGLGDAHPAMRDFSLIGITVEMPGGLQTKMAVLGPMRMNYPRVLAAVTHVGLVLKTLPQ, encoded by the coding sequence ATGTTGTCTCCTCGAACCATCGAAGTGCTGCACTCCATAGTGCAGATGTACATCGAGACCGGAGAACCTGTTGCGTCGCGCAGCATCGCCCGTCTGCGTAAAGACAACCTCAGCGCCGCCACCATCCGCAACATCATGGCCGACCTGGCGGACCTCGGCTATCTCGACCAGCCCCACACCTCCGCCGGCCGCGTCCCTACACCCAAGGCGTTCAAGCACTTCGCCCAGGGGATCGCCACTTCCCGTGTACCCGGCGCCAATCTCGACCGCCTGCGCGAGGAACTCGTCCAGCGCAATAGCCTGGAGGAGCGCGCCGAGCACAGCTCGCACCTGCTCACCGAACTTACCCGGAACGTAGGGATTGTTGCCGCCATCCCCGCCATCAGCCAGTGCCTCGATCACCTGGAACTGGTGCCCCTCTCGGAACTGCGGGTCCTGATGGTCGTCGTCACCAGCGATGGCTTCGTTCGCAACCAGGTCGCGCATCTGACGGAACCCGTCTCGCCCGACGAACTCAACTCCATCCGCAACTATGTGAACCAGGAGTTTGGCGGCTGGAGCCTGCAGGACATCCGCCGCGAACTCGGCCGCCGCTTGCTGGAAGAGCGCGCCACCTACGACTCGCTGCTGCGCAAGCTCACCATTCTGTACTCGCAAGGCCTGCTTCAGGTCGGGATGGTGCCGCAAATCTACCTCGAAGGCGCCTCCAATCTGGTCGGCATCGACCTGCACCTCACCAAGGAGCGGCTGCGCGACCTTTTCCGCGCACTCGAGGAGAAGAAACGGCTGATGGAACTGCTGGACCAGTTCCTCGCCGACAGCTCCGACGGGATTCAAGTCCAGATCGGCTTGGGCGACGCCCACCCGGCCATGCGCGACTTCTCACTCATCGGAATTACCGTGGAGATGCCGGGCGGCCTGCAGACCAAAATGGCCGTTCTGGGTCCCATGCGGATGAACTACCCCCGCGTGCTG
- a CDS encoding sulfatase family protein: MLTRRAFAAGIAPAVITRGQSKRRPNLLFLMADDHAAYVMGCDGNRQALTPNLDQLAAEGVRFAAHHCNSPVCTPSRQSLLTGQMPHAAGVTVLSTPLSTDKPTLAKQLRTAGYQTAVFGKMHFNRAAEPGLHGFDVVSTEDVIGREWQRAVRPAAVPDGMRTKALPWRPFQTPAREWLNAAKLPYPCRDAEMKGTFIINQAMRYLEENANRQFACWVSLMEPHSPFDFPIEDAGAMDASRFHVPEVGPRDGSQIPLIFRDLSSAEKQGIAAAYYTSAHFLDRNMGRVLKKLKDLRLDENTLVVYTADHGYDLGQHGRFEKHCGYDPALRVPLILRHPGKIRPRVVREFTEHLDLAPTLLEHLDAPPLPVQHGQSLYKGRKLIVSEYLENEEVFVRTERWKLLYGSGRRARTDGYVTDNPTQGRSTRLFDLAADPGEFQDVAAAQPKPVEALKKAALQRFRDTHPEAAREPSQGGVDDLLDFYLVPRDAKPVPPRPA, translated from the coding sequence GTGCTGACGCGACGTGCCTTTGCGGCGGGAATCGCTCCGGCGGTGATCACCCGGGGCCAGTCGAAGAGGCGGCCCAACCTGCTGTTTCTGATGGCGGACGACCACGCAGCCTATGTCATGGGGTGCGATGGGAACCGGCAGGCGCTGACTCCGAACCTGGATCAACTGGCCGCCGAGGGGGTCCGCTTCGCGGCCCACCACTGCAATTCTCCTGTGTGTACGCCGTCGCGGCAATCGCTGTTGACGGGGCAGATGCCGCATGCCGCCGGAGTGACGGTGCTGAGTACACCATTGTCGACGGATAAGCCTACCCTGGCCAAGCAGTTACGCACGGCGGGCTACCAGACGGCGGTGTTCGGAAAGATGCACTTCAACCGGGCGGCCGAGCCGGGGTTGCATGGCTTCGACGTGGTCTCGACCGAGGATGTCATCGGACGCGAGTGGCAGCGTGCCGTGAGACCGGCGGCGGTGCCGGACGGGATGCGGACGAAGGCTTTACCGTGGCGTCCATTCCAGACTCCAGCGCGGGAGTGGCTGAATGCCGCGAAGCTCCCCTATCCCTGCCGGGATGCGGAGATGAAGGGAACTTTCATCATCAATCAGGCCATGCGGTACCTGGAAGAGAACGCGAACAGGCAGTTTGCCTGCTGGGTGAGCCTGATGGAGCCGCATTCGCCGTTCGACTTTCCGATCGAGGACGCGGGCGCAATGGATGCGTCCCGATTCCATGTTCCGGAGGTGGGGCCGCGGGATGGGAGCCAGATTCCGCTGATCTTCCGGGACCTCTCGTCGGCGGAGAAGCAGGGGATCGCCGCGGCCTACTACACTTCGGCGCACTTCCTGGACCGGAACATGGGCCGGGTGCTGAAGAAACTGAAGGACTTGCGGCTGGACGAGAACACCCTGGTGGTCTATACGGCGGATCACGGGTACGACTTGGGCCAGCACGGCCGGTTCGAGAAGCATTGCGGGTACGATCCGGCGCTGCGCGTGCCGCTGATCCTGAGGCATCCGGGGAAGATCCGGCCCCGGGTGGTGAGAGAGTTCACGGAGCATTTGGACCTGGCGCCCACGCTGCTGGAGCATCTGGACGCTCCGCCTTTGCCGGTGCAGCACGGGCAGTCGCTATACAAGGGCCGGAAGTTGATTGTCAGCGAGTATCTGGAGAATGAGGAAGTCTTTGTACGGACGGAGCGCTGGAAGCTGTTGTACGGCAGCGGCCGGCGAGCCCGGACGGACGGGTATGTGACTGATAATCCGACCCAGGGACGCAGTACTCGTTTGTTTGACCTGGCGGCGGACCCTGGCGAATTCCAGGATGTCGCCGCGGCGCAGCCGAAGCCGGTGGAAGCATTGAAGAAAGCAGCGTTGCAGCGGTTTCGCGATACGCATCCGGAGGCGGCGCGGGAGCCTTCGCAGGGTGGGGTGGACGATCTGCTGGACTTCTACCTGGTGCCCCGGGACGCTAAGCCTGTACCACCGCGGCCTGCTTGA
- a CDS encoding glycosyltransferase, protein MDLIGSLALFLAPSKVDRWTRALTDNTFSGIHQLGWFDWLLLVPYFVLLTILAIYGAHRYAVVRGYLKYKHRVPLVPETKFAALPRVTVQLPLFNERNVVDQLLESVLKLRYPKELLEIQVLDDSTDDTHPYTEALVARLKAQGHPIEYIHRTDRTGFKAGALQAGMAQAKGEFMAVFDADFIPPEDFLEKTIHFFSDPNIGVVQTRWTYLNRDFSLLTEVQALMLDGHFALEHVARFGQGLFFNFNGTAGILRRVMINDAGGWQHDTLTEDSDLSYRAQLKGWRFIYLPWIECPSELPVDTYGFQVQQQRWAKGLTQVALKLLPAIFRAKIGWREKAEAWFHLTPNLSYPLMVIVSALMLPVMIVRFYIGWGQMLLIDAPLIVCSFWSVVTFYLLAEHELYPNNWKRAIFILPFLLAMGVALTISNTKAVIEALMGKQSAFVRTPKYAPKAAGSLGATAYKRKSGWLPFAEIGMGCFFLFMALYCIEVMNFFALPFLMIFVSGYFWAGFSTLWQEHQARLRYQRDSAKVEVEAIS, encoded by the coding sequence ATGGATTTAATTGGTTCGCTGGCACTTTTCCTGGCCCCTTCGAAGGTCGATCGCTGGACTCGGGCGCTGACTGACAACACGTTTTCCGGCATCCACCAACTGGGTTGGTTTGACTGGCTGCTGCTGGTGCCGTACTTCGTCCTGCTGACGATCCTGGCCATCTATGGGGCGCACCGGTATGCGGTTGTCCGCGGCTATCTAAAGTACAAGCACCGTGTTCCGCTGGTGCCCGAGACCAAGTTTGCAGCACTACCCCGCGTGACGGTCCAACTGCCGCTCTTCAACGAACGGAACGTGGTGGATCAGTTGCTGGAGTCGGTGCTGAAGCTGCGGTACCCCAAGGAACTGCTGGAGATCCAGGTTCTGGACGACTCGACCGACGACACGCATCCTTATACGGAAGCGCTGGTGGCCCGGTTGAAGGCGCAGGGGCATCCGATTGAGTACATTCACCGGACGGATCGGACCGGATTCAAGGCGGGCGCGCTGCAGGCCGGGATGGCGCAGGCAAAGGGTGAGTTCATGGCCGTGTTTGACGCCGACTTCATCCCGCCGGAAGACTTTCTGGAGAAGACGATCCACTTCTTCTCCGATCCGAACATCGGAGTGGTGCAGACCCGATGGACGTATCTCAACCGTGATTTCAGCCTGCTGACGGAAGTGCAGGCGCTGATGCTGGACGGGCATTTCGCGCTCGAGCATGTGGCGCGCTTCGGGCAGGGTTTGTTCTTTAATTTCAACGGGACGGCCGGGATTCTGCGCCGGGTCATGATCAACGATGCCGGCGGCTGGCAGCACGACACGCTGACCGAAGACTCGGACCTGAGCTACCGGGCGCAATTGAAGGGCTGGCGGTTCATCTACCTACCGTGGATTGAATGCCCCAGTGAGCTGCCGGTGGACACGTATGGTTTCCAGGTGCAGCAGCAGCGCTGGGCCAAGGGCCTGACTCAGGTGGCTTTGAAGTTGCTGCCGGCCATCTTCCGCGCGAAGATCGGCTGGCGGGAGAAGGCCGAGGCGTGGTTCCACCTGACGCCGAACCTGAGCTACCCGCTGATGGTGATCGTCTCGGCGCTGATGCTGCCGGTGATGATTGTACGGTTCTATATTGGTTGGGGCCAGATGCTGCTGATCGACGCGCCACTGATCGTTTGTTCGTTCTGGTCTGTCGTCACCTTCTATCTTTTGGCTGAGCACGAGCTGTACCCGAACAATTGGAAAAGGGCGATCTTCATTCTGCCCTTCCTGTTGGCGATGGGGGTGGCCCTGACGATCTCGAACACCAAGGCGGTGATCGAGGCACTGATGGGCAAACAGTCCGCGTTCGTGCGGACGCCGAAGTATGCTCCGAAGGCTGCGGGCAGCCTGGGTGCGACGGCATACAAACGGAAGTCGGGATGGCTGCCCTTTGCCGAGATCGGCATGGGCTGCTTCTTCCTTTTCATGGCTTTGTACTGCATTGAAGTCATGAACTTCTTCGCTCTTCCTTTCCTGATGATCTTCGTCAGCGGGTATTTCTGGGCCGGATTCTCCACGCTTTGGCAGGAGCATCAGGCGCGTCTCCGCTATCAACGCGACTCGGCAAAGGTCGAAGTCGAGGCTATCAGTTAA